The genomic window ACTGGCGACCAAGCCCGCCGTCCTTTTCCTCTGCACCGGCAATTCCGCCCGGAGCGTTCTCGCTGAATTCCTCTTCCGCTCCCTCGCCAGAGACCGCTTCCGGGTCGAGAGCGCTGGCTCCCGCCCCACCGGCCGGGTCAACCCCCACGCCCTTTCCGTGCTGCGGAAAGTGTACGGTATCGACGCCTCATCGGCCCGCAGCAAGCGGATCGACGAGCTGCCGAGTGATCCGTTCGCGGCGGTGATCACCCTCTGCGACAGCGCCGCGGCCGAATGCCCCATCTGGCCCTATCCGGCCGCCCGCTCTCACTGGCCCTTTCCCGATCCGGCGGCCGTCGAGGGAACCCCTGAGGAGAAGGAGCGGGCCTTTGCCGACGTCGCCCGCGCGCTCGAGGGACGTTTCCGCAGTCTCCTGGCACTTCCCGTGGAAACGCTCTCCCGTTCCCAGCTCGAGGCCGAGCTGCGGAAGCTCTCCTCGTAGGGCGCAGGGCGGATCCGCGAGCCTTGCCGAACCGATCGCCCGCGCGCCCTCGTTCTCCGCACCCTTGCCGCGCGCCATCGCCCCCAAGCATGGTGGGAGCGGCAGGTAGCAGGCCGCCTTTTCCGCAACGACTCTCCGCCCGCACACGGGCAGGGGTTGGCTCGCGCCTCCCGAAGGACAGGATGGGGAGCTCGTCCACGGGAATCTCGTTACGACTGAAGAAATCCACCGCTTCGCCGAGAACCCGGAGAAACTAGACGTTCCCCGTGCGCCATCCTGGTCGCCAGGCTAGGCCAAGCCGAGTTAGACGAGCTCAATGAGAGCAGAATGTCCGGGAGCTGCAGCCAGGCGTGCGTCCCGAGTCAGAAGGGGCGCTCGAAGCGCCTCGGCAAGAGCCACGTAGATCGCGTCATAGACGGTGAGGTTCGGATAGAGCTCCCATGCCCTGCCAAGGAGAGGAAGGTGTGGATATCGTTCGATGGGAAGGTCGCTCAAATCGGTGAGAGCTTCCTTCCCTCGGCGTCTGCTCATCACGCGACGGAGACAGTATCTTCGACAAACCTGGGCCACTTCCAGATCCAAAAGATGGGGAGCGTGCATCGATTCGTCCGGATGGAAGATTCGTTCCTCAATGGTCCTCCCCTGCGCGGTGCGAAGCAGAACCTCTAGAACGGCGGAAGCGTCGAGGACGATCATCGTCCATCGCGTTCCTTCCGAACCGCTTCGGCGGGAGAAGGAGAAGGGACCACCCGAGAACGCCGCTGCAAACGCTTCCGCAGCTCCTCTGGAGTCGGTCGATCGGCGATCCGTTGGATTTCGCGAACGAGATATTCCGATAGAGAGGTGGCCAGCAAAGCCGACCGAGCCTTGAGCTTCCGGTGCAGACTCTCGGGCACGTTCCGCAACTGGATCATCTTTGACACGATGAGAGCATGCTTTCATGTGCCGCACATGTCAAGGAGCGCTAGCGCGGAGCAGAGTGCCTCGATCGTCCCGGAACGCTCTTCCCAGCCGGCGAGAAGGAAAAGGGATGGAACGGAGATCCAGACCTTAGCCCGCCGCTCGCGGGTCGGAGCGATCGATCAACTCCCGCAGCGGTGCGATGCCGACCGGCTCCCGCTCCAAGAGCGGAACCAGGGCGAAACGCTTGGCGTGAACCGCCGCCACGGCGTCGATCTCGCGCCATTCGCTCTGCGCACGCTGCCGCAGCAAGGGCGAACGCGGGTTCGCCGCCGCAACGCTGCTGTTCACAATCCATGCCCACGGCTCGATGCCGGCACGGCGAAGGTCGGCTTGCAAGCCCGCGGCTTCGAGCACGGGTGTCGTCTCGGCCAACGTGACGATCAACACCTTCGTCTGTCTCGGATCCTGCAGCCGCATGAGCGGGGTCGTGCAAGAGGTCCCGCGTTTTTCCTTCTGGCGGATGACCTCGCGGTGATAGGCGCCGGTCGCATCGAGCAAGAGGAGCGTGTGGCCCGTGGGGGCGGTGTCGAGGATGACGAACTTCTCCTCCGCCTCCTGCAGGATGCGAGAGAAGGCTTGGAAGACCGCAACCTCCTCCGTGCAAGGCGACCGCAGGTCCTCCTCGAGCAGGGCGCGCCCCGCGGCGTCGAGGTGGGTACCCTTGGCCTCCAGCACCTCCTTGCGGTACCGCTCGGCCTCCTCGCGCGGGTCGATGCGACTGACCATGAGCCGGGAGGAAGCGTCTCCCAGCGTCTCGGTCAAGTGGGCCGCCGGATCGGAGGTGGTCAGATGGACGGGAAAGCCGCGGCGCGCCAGCTCGACCGCGAATGCGGCCGCAAGCGTGGTCTTTCCGACCCCGCCCTTGCCCAGGAACATCACGAGCCCCCGGCCGTCGGCGGCGATCCCTTCGAGCAGGGCGGAGAGCGCAGGGGAGCTCGGGCGGACCAGTTCCGTCGCCTCCAGTAACTCCACCCTTGGCCCCTTTCCCTTCAGCAGCCGCCGCAGCGGATCGAGCCCGACGAGGTTGAACGGCTGAAGGGGAATCTCCTCCCGCGGCAAGGCACGGAGCGCCTCGGGCATCCGGCGAAGCGCGTCCTGCTCCCGCCGCCGGATCGAGGCGGCGAGTCGATCCTCTTGCGCTTCGTCCGAAGGGAAGATCCCGTTGACGACCAGGTGCTGCTGCCGGAGGCCAATCGCCGCCAGCTCTTCCCGCGTGCGGGCGACCTCCCGTAATGCGGCTTCCTGGGCGCGCGTGACCAGGACCAATCGAGTGCGCCCCGGGTCGGCCAACGCCTCGACGGCGGCCTTGTACTGGTTGCGCTGCCTGCCGAGCCCCGCCATCGGCCCCAGGCAGGAGACCCCCCCTTTTCCCGCCTCGAGGAATCCGCTCCAAGCGCTGGGGAGCTGCAGCAGCCGAATCGTATGCCCCGTAGGCGCGGTATCAAAGAGAACATGGTCAAAGCCCGCCGTCCGCTCCGAGTCGGTCAGCAGCACGGTGAACTCGTCAAAGGCGGCGATCTCGGTCGTGCATGCCCCGGAAAGCTGCTCCTCGATCCCCCGGACCACCGGCTCGGGCAAGTGGCCGCGGACGGGGCCGACGATCCTCTCCCGATAGGCGCGGGCCGCCTCCTGGGGGTCGATTTCCAGCGCGGAAAGATGAGCCACCGCGGGAACGGCCGCGATCCGGTGACCGATGGAGAAGCTGAACACCTGCCCCACGTTCGAGGCCGGGTCGGTGCTGACCAGAAGGACCCGCTTGCCTTCCTCCGCCAGATACACGGCCGAGGCGCAGGCCAGAGAGGTCTTGCCGACCCCACCCTTCCCCGTAAAGAAGAGGAAGCGGGGTGGATCTTCGAGAAAGCGCATGGAGGACGGGCGGCTTCAGCAGCAGGAACAGTGTCCGGAGCCGCAATCCTCCTCCGGCTCCTCCCCGACCTCCTCCGCCAGGCCCGCCCAGCGGGCCAGCTCGGAACGGCTAGGGTAGCGACCGGCCAAGGCCACTTCGCCTCCAACCAGAACCAGGGGAAGCGCCTCTTGGCCGGAACGCTCGAGGAAGGCCCTCACCGTGGCGTTCTCGGCAAAGGCGATCGGCTCTTGGGCGAGATTCCGCCGCTCGATCGGCGCCCCGTTCCGCTTCGCCCACTCCACATCGGCGGCGAAGTCGACCAGCACCTGGTCGACCTCGGCACCACAGACTCCCGTGCTGCAACAGAGCGGCGGCTCAAAAATTTCGATCGTTGTCATCTCTCTTCCTTTCCTGGTTTTTCCTCTTCCCTGCTTTCTTGCGTTCCGCGCGACCCTCCAGCCGAGCCTCGCAGGATTTTCCTTCCCCTTCCTTCTCCTCGCCCTTCGGCCTTACCGGCCGACCGGACACCCCACCCCTTCGTACCAGGCCTTGGTGCCGAGGCAGAGCCGACAGACCGAAAGCATGACCGGCACCTCGACCAGCACCCCGACCACGGTCGCCAGCGCCGCGGGGGAGGTCGGACCGAAGAGCGTGATCGCAACGGCGACCGCAAGCTCGAAGAAGTTGCTCGCCCCGATCAGCGCACCGGGGGAGGCGACGTTGTGCGGCACCCGAAACCAGCGCATGAGCAGATAGGTGAGCCCCGAGTTGGCATAAACTTGGAAGAGGATCGGAATCGCCAGAAGCCCGACGGCAATCCAGTTGGTCAGGATGTTCTCCGACTGGAAGGCAAAGATCAGCACCAGGGTCGCAAGCAGGGCAAGAGTCGTCACTGGCTTGAAGCGCGCTAGAAACGCGCTCTCGAACCAGGCAAGGCCCTTGAGCCGGATTACGAGGCTGCGGCTGATCCAGCCCGCAGCCAGCGGAATCACGATAAAGGCGACGACCGAGGTGAGCAGCACCTCCTTCGGAACGACGATCCCGCTCACCCCGACCAGGAACATCACGATCGGGGCAAAGGCAACGGTCATGATCAGGTCGTTGATCGCCACCTGCGCCAAGGTGTAGGCCGCGTCGCCATCGGTCA from Methylacidimicrobium sp. B4 includes these protein-coding regions:
- the arsA gene encoding arsenical pump-driving ATPase; this encodes MRFLEDPPRFLFFTGKGGVGKTSLACASAVYLAEEGKRVLLVSTDPASNVGQVFSFSIGHRIAAVPAVAHLSALEIDPQEAARAYRERIVGPVRGHLPEPVVRGIEEQLSGACTTEIAAFDEFTVLLTDSERTAGFDHVLFDTAPTGHTIRLLQLPSAWSGFLEAGKGGVSCLGPMAGLGRQRNQYKAAVEALADPGRTRLVLVTRAQEAALREVARTREELAAIGLRQQHLVVNGIFPSDEAQEDRLAASIRRREQDALRRMPEALRALPREEIPLQPFNLVGLDPLRRLLKGKGPRVELLEATELVRPSSPALSALLEGIAADGRGLVMFLGKGGVGKTTLAAAFAVELARRGFPVHLTTSDPAAHLTETLGDASSRLMVSRIDPREEAERYRKEVLEAKGTHLDAAGRALLEEDLRSPCTEEVAVFQAFSRILQEAEEKFVILDTAPTGHTLLLLDATGAYHREVIRQKEKRGTSCTTPLMRLQDPRQTKVLIVTLAETTPVLEAAGLQADLRRAGIEPWAWIVNSSVAAANPRSPLLRQRAQSEWREIDAVAAVHAKRFALVPLLEREPVGIAPLRELIDRSDPRAAG
- the arsD gene encoding arsenite efflux transporter metallochaperone ArsD, with the protein product MTTIEIFEPPLCCSTGVCGAEVDQVLVDFAADVEWAKRNGAPIERRNLAQEPIAFAENATVRAFLERSGQEALPLVLVGGEVALAGRYPSRSELARWAGLAEEVGEEPEEDCGSGHCSCC
- a CDS encoding arsenate reductase ArsC, with translation MQTPPPTLATKPAVLFLCTGNSARSVLAEFLFRSLARDRFRVESAGSRPTGRVNPHALSVLRKVYGIDASSARSKRIDELPSDPFAAVITLCDSAAAECPIWPYPAARSHWPFPDPAAVEGTPEEKERAFADVARALEGRFRSLLALPVETLSRSQLEAELRKLSS
- the arsB gene encoding ACR3 family arsenite efflux transporter; its protein translation is MKTRSSKRIDFFERYLTLWVAACMVLGVAIGKLFPDATRQLSSLELGGSHVNVPITVLIWLMIFPMMLKIDFGGLRGVARRPKGLAVTLFVNWLVKPFSMAFFGSLFVVGLFSSVLHWIDPATARNYLAGLIILAAAPCTAMVFVWSYLTDGDAAYTLAQVAINDLIMTVAFAPIVMFLVGVSGIVVPKEVLLTSVVAFIVIPLAAGWISRSLVIRLKGLAWFESAFLARFKPVTTLALLATLVLIFAFQSENILTNWIAVGLLAIPILFQVYANSGLTYLLMRWFRVPHNVASPGALIGASNFFELAVAVAITLFGPTSPAALATVVGVLVEVPVMLSVCRLCLGTKAWYEGVGCPVGR
- a CDS encoding type II toxin-antitoxin system VapC family toxin; amino-acid sequence: MIVLDASAVLEVLLRTAQGRTIEERIFHPDESMHAPHLLDLEVAQVCRRYCLRRVMSRRRGKEALTDLSDLPIERYPHLPLLGRAWELYPNLTVYDAIYVALAEALRAPLLTRDARLAAAPGHSALIELV